In Silene latifolia isolate original U9 population chromosome 3, ASM4854445v1, whole genome shotgun sequence, a single window of DNA contains:
- the LOC141649393 gene encoding uncharacterized protein LOC141649393: protein MGKSNVYFNGVNNDLRKEIAQVSGCIEGKLPFKYLGVPIKPSKLSIKSCQPLIDKVLEGIRMLGTKKLSYAGRLVLIKAVYKTLHSYWASLFIIPKAILVRIEAICRNFLWNGGTEYIRSPTVAWTKICTDQQKGGLGLRVESIWNKATIGKLVWWVHYHPSKLWVQWVHNIYLKGMTWEDYNPPNEASWTWKKVCKMRKDLKEAYDQNEWSNVPGKEYTTKKDTTEKLHRLGISLDNSCCICEQEEESIQHLFFRYQYGRRVIQRLQEWTGMHLSAENIQNWRHHRRFTRLKTGILNSIINSVMYHIWMQRNESRHEYKIISPRRCAIMIQGDVKARIQQQAKGTMSRKDRQWLERIM, encoded by the exons ATGGGCAAATCCAATGTTTACTTCAATGGAGTGAATAATGATCTTAGAAAGGAGATTGCTCAGGTCTCAGGATGTATTGAAGGAAAGCTACCATTTAAGTACCTTGGTGTGCCCATCAAGCCCtctaaactatcaataaagagcTGTCAGCCACTGATTGATAAGGTATTGGAAGGAATCAGGATGTTAGGGACCAAGAAGCTTTCATATGCAGGGAGACTGGTGTTGATAAAGGCTGTGTATAAAACTTTGCATTCATACTGGGCCTCTCTATTCATTATTCCTAAGGCTATCTTAGTAAGGATTGAAGCAATCTGTAGGAACTTTCTTTGGAATGGAGGGACTGAATATATAAGATCCCCAACTGTAGCCTGGACTAAAATATGCACTGATCAGCAGAAAGGGGGTCTTGGCCTCAGAGTGGAAAGTATCTGGAATAAAGCAACTATAGGGAAGCTGGTGTGGTGGGTACACTATCACCCATCCAAATTATGGGTCCAATGGGTGCATAATATTTATCTGAAAGGAATGACATGGGAGGACTACAACCCACCTAATGAAGCCAGCTGGACTTGGAAGAAAGTCTGCAAAATGAGGAAGGATCTTAAGGAAGCTTATGACCAGAATGAATGGAGCAATGTGCCTGGCAAAGAGTACACAACCAAAAAGGATACAACTG AGAAGCTCCACAGGCTGGGTATTAGTCTAGATAACAGCTGCTGTATCTGTGAACAAGAGGAAGAGTCTATCCAGCACCTATTCTTCCGGTATCAGTACGGCAGGAGAGTGATTCAGAGACTTCAGGAATGGACTGGGATGCATTTATCTGCTGAGAATATTCAGAATTGGAGACACCACAGGAGATTTACCAGGTTGAAAACTGGAATTCTGAATAGCATTATCAACTCTGTCATGTACCACATATGGATGCAACGCAATGAGAGCAGGCATGAGTACAAGATAATCAGTCCTAGGAGATGTGCTATCATGATTCAGGGAGATGTCAAGGCTCGTATTCAGCAACAAGCAAAAGGAACTATGTCCAGGAAAGATAGACAATGGCTTGAGAGGATTATGTAG
- the LOC141649391 gene encoding uncharacterized protein LOC141649391, whose protein sequence is MVYAFNEGAERKSLWNNLSRLAASIHGPWAIGGDFNCVLTAYERVGGSFSRQDAKPFGQCLHQCEVIDNPAIGATYTWNNKQCPAERVYSRLDRFLVNQEWLNAFPLLYAHFLPEGTFDHTPCLVQPVIQNDKRTRPFKYFNMWSLSPDFKDIVHNGWHCAQKGTKMFELVTKLKAMKSCLKALIKDQFSDIETNAEITLTKLTRIQQALGVNPLDADQVQQECETRAAYQ, encoded by the coding sequence ATGGTTTATGCTTTTAATGAAGGTGCTGAAAGGAAGTCTCTCTGGAATAATTTGAGTAGATTGGCAGCTAGTATTCATGGGCCATGGGCTATTGGAGGGGACTTCAATTGTGTCTTGACTGCATATGAACGAGTGGGAGGATCCTTTTCTAGACAAGATGCTAAACCATTCGGACAATGCTTGCATCAATGTGAAGTGATTGATAATCCAGCCATAGGAGCTACATatacttggaataacaagcaaTGTCCTGCTGAAAGAGTATATAGCAGACTGGATCGTTTTCTGGTAAATCAGGAATGGCTCAATGCTTTTCCTCTactttatgctcattttttgccTGAAGGAACTTTTGATCATACACCATGCTTAGTGCAGCCAGTAATTCAGAATGATAAAAGAACCAGGCCAtttaaatacttcaatatgtggagCCTTTCACCTGATTTTAAAGATATAGTACATAATGGTTGGCACTGTGCTCAGAAGGGCACTAAGATGTTTGAGCTGGTAACGAAGCTGAAAGCTATGAAATCCTGTCTAAAAGCCCTGATTAAGGATCAATTCTCAGACATTGAGACGAATGCAGAGATTACTCTTACCAAACTCACCAGGATTCAACAAGCTTTGGGAGTAAATCCTCTAGATGCAGACCAAGTACAGCAAGAATGTGAGACTAGAGCAGCTTATCAATAG
- the LOC141649390 gene encoding uncharacterized protein LOC141649390, whose amino-acid sequence MEIIYHEGKENVVANVLSRKSVHNLCMAMSQVKLRDEVENMGISMIRKWDIVSDLKIELELYAEIRDKHKLDSRVAEWRKQAEVGGTTRFTNNEDGSLRFNGRWCVADNEELKQSILTEAQNTPYSVHPGGDKFYKDLKKTLWWLGIKKVVAEFVARCLNCVRLKGVHKRPQGKVKSLNVPK is encoded by the coding sequence atggaaattatctaccacgAGGGTAAAGAAAATGTAGTAGCTAATGTACTAAGCAGGAAATCGGTGCATAATTTGTGTATGGCTATGTCACAGGTGAAACTGCGAGATGAAGTGGAAAATATGGGCATATCCATGATCCGGAAATGGGATATAGTTAGCGACCTGAAAATTGAACTTGAGTTATATGCAGAAATTCGTGACAAGCATAAGTTGGACTCACGAGTGGCCGAATGGAGAAAGCAGGCCGAAGTAGGTGGAACCACACGGTTTACCAATAATGAGGATGGAAGCTTAAGGTTcaatgggagatggtgtgtggcTGATAATGAAGAGCTAAAACAAAGTATTTTGACTGAGGCACAGAATACTCCTTATTCTGTGCATCCGGGAGGAGATAAGTTCTATAAAGATCTTAAGAAAACCTTGTGGTGGCTGGGAATAAAGAAAGTGGTGGCAGAGTTCGTAGCTCGATGTTTGAATTGTGTGCGGCTAAAAGGGGTGCAcaagagaccacaaggtaaggtgaAATCTTTAAATGTACCTAAATga
- the LOC141649392 gene encoding secreted RxLR effector protein 78-like — protein MALVLPHLILVTQGGFIQGRSIMENILICQDLVKLYGRKTASSRCLFKIDLQKAYDSVEWSFLFQMLQELNFPSSFTNLIKECVTTATYTLNLNGDSFGWFKGQKGLRQGDPLSPLLFTICMEYLTRLLAYTTSTMNFKFHPLCRPIKLSSLMFADDMLLFSKGDA, from the coding sequence ATGGCCTTGGTTCTTCCTCACCTGATATTAGTAACACAAGGTGGTTTCATTCAGGGTAGGAGCATCATGGAGAACATCCTCATTTGCCAAGATCTGGTCAAACTTTATGGTAGGAAGACTGCATCTTCAAGGTGTTTGTTTAAAATAGACCTTCAGAAGGCTTATGATTCAGTGGAATGGAGCTTCTTATTTCAGATGTTGCAAGAATTGAATTTTCCCAGCTCTTTTACCAATCTCATCAAAGAATGTGTCACCACAGCAACATATACACTTAATCTTAATGGGGATAGCTTTGGCTGGTTCAAAGGACAAAAGGGCTTGAGACAGGGAGACCCTTTATCACCTCTTTTATTCACCATTTGCATGGAATATCTTACACGGCTACTAGCTTATACTACTTCTACTATGAATTTCAAGTTCCATCCTTTGTGTAGGCCTATAAAATTGAGCAgtttgatgtttgctgatgacatGTTACTCTTTTCTAAAGGAGATGCTTAA